In one window of Nitrospinota bacterium DNA:
- a CDS encoding response regulator, with product MTLEDKPLILVVDDEESNIIVFKRPLAKAGYTVIGASGGAAALAAAAQNDIDVILMDWMMPGMSGVEAAAAIKATAKGRLIPVIMVTAKSGQSDIKAGLDAGADDYITKPVKMEEALARIRSALRQRALEKGLHEANEQLLRLMALKDDFLNIASHDIRTPLTAILGFADELQREDTGPLNDTQKHHLNIIVRAGKRQLKLVNDLLDLARIETGKDEPRKTPVVMDSLLAETCESMLYTAKEKEIALSCAKGCPEALMADEGKILRVLSNLAGNAIKFTPKGGAVAVSCKAEAGECIVTVADSGVGIPPEELPKLFGKFAKLSSRPTAGEHGSGLGLSITKHIIEMHGGRIWAESAPGRGTSLHFALPLGR from the coding sequence ATGACGCTGGAAGACAAACCGCTGATCCTCGTGGTGGACGACGAAGAGAGCAACATCATCGTTTTTAAGCGTCCGCTGGCCAAGGCGGGCTATACCGTGATCGGGGCCTCCGGCGGCGCGGCGGCGCTGGCGGCGGCGGCGCAAAACGACATCGACGTGATTCTGATGGACTGGATGATGCCGGGGATGAGCGGCGTGGAAGCCGCCGCCGCGATAAAGGCCACCGCCAAAGGGCGGCTTATCCCGGTCATCATGGTCACCGCCAAGTCCGGGCAAAGCGACATCAAGGCGGGCCTGGACGCCGGCGCCGACGACTACATCACCAAACCGGTGAAAATGGAGGAGGCGTTGGCCCGCATCCGGAGCGCCCTGCGGCAGCGCGCGCTGGAAAAGGGGCTTCACGAGGCGAACGAACAATTGCTGCGGCTGATGGCGCTCAAGGACGATTTTCTGAATATCGCCTCGCACGACATCCGCACACCGCTCACCGCCATTCTTGGGTTCGCCGATGAGCTCCAGCGTGAGGATACCGGCCCGCTCAACGACACCCAAAAACATCACCTGAATATTATCGTGCGGGCCGGCAAGCGGCAGCTCAAACTGGTGAACGACCTTTTGGACCTCGCCCGTATCGAAACCGGCAAGGACGAGCCGCGCAAAACCCCGGTGGTGATGGACAGCCTGCTGGCGGAGACATGCGAGTCGATGCTCTACACCGCGAAGGAGAAGGAAATCGCCCTTTCATGCGCGAAAGGGTGTCCGGAGGCGCTGATGGCGGACGAAGGGAAAATTTTGCGGGTGCTCTCCAATCTCGCCGGCAACGCCATAAAATTCACCCCGAAGGGAGGCGCCGTGGCGGTCTCGTGCAAGGCGGAAGCGGGGGAGTGCATCGTCACCGTGGCCGACAGCGGCGTCGGCATCCCCCCGGAAGAGTTGCCGAAGCTTTTTGGGAAATTCGCCAAGCTTTCATCCCGGCCCACGGCGGGGGAGCATGGATCCGGCCTGGGGCTTTCCATCACAAAGCACATTATCGAGATGCACGGCGGGCGGATATGGGCCGAAAGCGCGCCGGGGCGGGGGACAAGCCTCCATTTCGCGCTTCCCTTGGGGCGCTAA
- a CDS encoding GIY-YIG nuclease family protein has protein sequence MADWHVYLLTCADGAFYCGVTTDVKKRLAAHNGGMGAKYTRARLPVRLLAKSRPLSKSDAHKAEARIKKLKKTEKRHAVKKL, from the coding sequence ATGGCTGATTGGCACGTCTATCTGCTGACATGCGCCGATGGCGCCTTCTACTGCGGCGTGACCACCGATGTGAAAAAGCGGCTCGCCGCGCACAATGGCGGCATGGGGGCGAAATACACCCGCGCCCGCCTGCCGGTGCGTCTGCTGGCGAAAAGCCGGCCCCTGTCGAAAAGCGATGCCCACAAGGCTGAAGCCCGCATAAAAAAATTGAAAAAGACCGAAAAACGGCACGCCGTAAAAAAGCTCTAA
- a CDS encoding bifunctional phosphoribosyl-AMP cyclohydrolase/phosphoribosyl-ATP diphosphatase HisIE produces the protein MSGIELKFDGRGLIPAIVRDDATGAVLMMAWMNAETLRLTRETGYTHFWSRSRGEIWKKGDTSGNVQKVKKILYDCDLDTLLVSVTPAGPACHTGAVSCFFTELKKDDAVKEPPPPADERIIERLYQIIQQRKTERPEGSYVAKLFDKGENTILKKIGEEGTEFVMACQKKDAKEAVYEAADLWFHMLVALANIGVAPDAVFEELKRRFK, from the coding sequence ATGAGCGGTATTGAACTGAAATTCGACGGGCGGGGGCTGATCCCCGCCATTGTGCGGGACGACGCCACCGGCGCGGTGTTGATGATGGCATGGATGAACGCCGAAACGCTGCGGCTGACGCGCGAGACCGGCTACACCCACTTCTGGTCCCGCTCGCGTGGCGAAATATGGAAAAAAGGGGATACCAGCGGCAACGTGCAAAAGGTGAAAAAAATCCTGTACGACTGCGATTTGGATACGCTTCTTGTCAGCGTCACGCCGGCCGGCCCCGCCTGCCACACCGGCGCGGTGAGCTGTTTCTTCACCGAATTGAAAAAGGACGATGCCGTCAAAGAACCGCCCCCCCCCGCCGACGAACGGATCATCGAGCGGCTGTACCAGATCATCCAACAGCGCAAAACGGAACGCCCCGAGGGGAGCTACGTGGCAAAGCTGTTCGACAAGGGGGAAAACACCATCCTCAAGAAGATCGGCGAAGAAGGGACGGAGTTCGTGATGGCCTGCCAAAAAAAAGACGCCAAAGAGGCGGTGTACGAGGCGGCCGACCTCTGGTTCCATATGCTGGTGGCGCTGGCGAATATCGGCGTGGCGCCGGACGCCGTGTTTGAAGAGTTGAAGCGGCGGTTCAAGTAA
- a CDS encoding tetratricopeptide repeat protein, translating to MTTEKMLNKSRVYFLIADADSAKRESIVAMLKAQEYTHFDQASDGASAFHILKRRPINFIIAAWDMPQMSGMTLLKVVSADEELFSIPFILVCGTINRDMVVEAGKFGVTAIMLEPLKAGVLDQKIAAILTSAPDSATSKIEDLFTKAKQLVAAGNLDAALAIYKEVLAMGEDADVYYNIGYIKAAQGKYDEAIIAFRKAVMINNFHGRAYKMMGQVYIKLNEQAEAEKCYEKAGKIFLERNMDDEAEEVFKEVLRINPQVVNIYNSLGIIYRRRHNYTEAINLYKRAIDVDPDDENILFNLGRAYLDAKNVEEAKKSFLRALEKNPGFTEAKKMLQAIEMGF from the coding sequence ATGACCACCGAAAAGATGCTGAACAAAAGCAGGGTTTATTTCCTGATCGCCGACGCCGACAGCGCCAAGCGGGAGTCGATCGTGGCGATGCTGAAGGCGCAGGAGTATACCCACTTCGATCAGGCGTCCGACGGCGCCTCCGCCTTCCACATCCTGAAGCGGCGGCCGATCAACTTCATAATCGCGGCGTGGGATATGCCGCAGATGAGCGGCATGACGCTGTTGAAGGTGGTCTCGGCGGACGAGGAGCTGTTCAGCATCCCCTTCATACTGGTCTGCGGCACCATCAACCGCGACATGGTGGTGGAGGCGGGAAAATTCGGCGTTACCGCCATCATGCTGGAGCCGCTGAAAGCCGGCGTGCTGGATCAGAAAATCGCCGCCATCCTCACCAGCGCCCCGGACAGCGCCACCTCCAAGATCGAGGACCTCTTCACCAAGGCCAAGCAGTTGGTCGCCGCCGGCAATCTGGACGCCGCGCTCGCCATCTACAAAGAGGTGCTGGCGATGGGGGAAGACGCCGATGTCTACTACAACATCGGCTATATCAAGGCGGCGCAGGGGAAGTACGATGAGGCGATCATCGCCTTCCGCAAGGCGGTGATGATAAACAATTTCCACGGCCGCGCCTACAAGATGATGGGGCAGGTGTACATCAAGCTGAATGAGCAGGCGGAGGCCGAAAAATGCTACGAAAAAGCGGGCAAGATATTCCTCGAACGCAATATGGACGACGAGGCGGAAGAGGTTTTCAAGGAGGTGCTTCGCATCAACCCGCAGGTGGTCAACATTTACAACTCGCTTGGCATTATCTACCGCCGCCGCCACAACTACACCGAGGCGATCAATCTGTATAAACGGGCCATCGATGTCGATCCGGACGACGAAAACATTCTCTTCAACCTGGGGCGGGCCTATCTGGACGCCAAGAACGTCGAGGAGGCGAAAAAAAGCTTTCTGCGGGCGCTGGAGAAAAATCCCGGCTTCACGGAAGCCAAGAAAATGCTCCAGGCCATAGAAATGGGATTCTAG
- the hisA gene encoding 1-(5-phosphoribosyl)-5-[(5-phosphoribosylamino)methylideneamino]imidazole-4-carboxamide isomerase yields MIIIPAIDIKGGRCVRLIQGEMDKETVYNTDPVAQAKIWENAGASVIHLVDLDGAIEGKPKNGPLIRRICESVKCPVQIGGGIRGRTAADNYFDAGVERIVLGTLLLKDPVESEKIARAHPGKVLAGIDAKNGMATGDGWTSTSGTTALELAERMEMWPIAGIVFTDIARDGMMQGANIDAIRGMARASRLPLVASGGVSSRADLAALAAIPEVWGAIIGKALYTGAIDLAAAIREFEKGI; encoded by the coding sequence ATGATAATCATTCCGGCCATCGACATCAAGGGGGGGCGCTGCGTCCGCCTGATCCAGGGGGAAATGGACAAAGAGACGGTGTACAACACCGACCCGGTGGCCCAGGCAAAAATATGGGAAAACGCGGGAGCTTCGGTCATCCATCTCGTCGATCTTGACGGCGCAATTGAGGGAAAACCCAAGAACGGCCCGCTCATACGCCGCATCTGCGAAAGCGTGAAATGCCCCGTCCAGATCGGCGGCGGCATCCGCGGCCGCACCGCGGCCGACAACTATTTCGACGCGGGAGTGGAGCGGATCGTGCTCGGCACCCTGCTGCTGAAAGACCCCGTGGAATCCGAAAAAATCGCGCGCGCCCACCCGGGAAAAGTGCTGGCCGGCATCGACGCCAAGAACGGCATGGCCACCGGCGACGGCTGGACCTCCACCAGCGGCACCACCGCCCTGGAACTGGCGGAGCGGATGGAAATGTGGCCCATCGCCGGAATCGTTTTCACCGACATCGCGCGCGACGGCATGATGCAAGGGGCGAATATCGACGCCATCCGCGGGATGGCCCGCGCTTCGCGCCTGCCGCTCGTCGCCAGCGGCGGGGTCTCCTCCCGCGCCGATCTGGCGGCTCTCGCCGCCATTCCGGAAGTGTGGGGAGCGATCATCGGCAAGGCGCTCTACACCGGCGCCATAGACCTCGCCGCCGCCATACGGGAATTTGAAAAGGGAATATGA
- the hisF gene encoding imidazole glycerol phosphate synthase subunit HisF translates to MLTRRIIPCLDVKDGRVVKGVNFVALRDAGDPVAVAEAYDKQGADELTYLDITASHEGRKTLIDVVERTADKVFMPLTVGGGVRTEEDIRALLKAGADKVAVNTAAVNEPEFIRRASFRFGTQCIVVAIDAKRTGDHWEVFTHGGRKPAGIDAVKWAIKMRDYGAGEILLTSMDRDGTKMGYDLELTRAIATAVDIPVIASGGVGNLEHLYEGFTTGGADAVLAASIFHFGEYSIAQAKQYLKERGVEVRL, encoded by the coding sequence GTGCTGACGCGCCGCATCATCCCCTGCCTCGACGTGAAAGACGGCCGCGTGGTGAAAGGGGTGAACTTCGTGGCGCTGCGCGATGCGGGCGACCCGGTGGCTGTCGCCGAAGCATACGACAAGCAGGGGGCCGACGAGCTGACGTACCTCGACATCACCGCCAGCCACGAAGGGCGCAAAACCCTCATCGACGTGGTGGAACGTACCGCCGACAAAGTCTTCATGCCGCTCACCGTGGGCGGCGGCGTGCGTACCGAGGAAGACATCCGCGCCCTCCTCAAGGCGGGGGCCGATAAAGTCGCCGTCAACACCGCCGCCGTGAACGAGCCGGAATTTATCCGCCGCGCCTCGTTCCGCTTCGGCACGCAGTGCATCGTGGTGGCCATAGACGCCAAGCGGACGGGGGATCACTGGGAAGTCTTCACCCACGGCGGACGCAAGCCGGCCGGCATCGACGCCGTGAAATGGGCGATAAAAATGCGCGATTACGGCGCGGGGGAAATCCTGCTCACCAGCATGGACCGCGACGGCACCAAAATGGGGTACGACCTCGAACTGACCCGCGCGATCGCCACCGCGGTCGACATCCCGGTGATCGCATCGGGGGGCGTGGGGAACCTCGAACACCTGTACGAAGGGTTCACCACCGGCGGGGCGGACGCGGTGCTGGCCGCCTCGATTTTCCATTTTGGGGAATACAGCATCGCGCAGGCGAAGCAGTATCTGAAGGAACGGGGCGTGGAGGTGCGGCTATGA
- a CDS encoding response regulator has protein sequence MEEKRIFVLPGEMAVSRQPAVIATLLGSCVAICLYNTKLKAGGMNHYMLPTGLKTEEMKGKYGDYAIDKLVEMMLRLDTDKGNLAAKVYGGGAVVGHLSAGVGIGEKNIETARAMLASHGIKVLTMDTGGVNGRKIFFNTSTGNVEMRLIEKSEMTKQLEEKKKDMIGRKIRVMVVDDSPTIRQIITKAISADPEIHVVGEAGDPYEARSLMLEINPDVLTLDIIMPKMDGVTFLKKLMLHMPLPVIVVSSVAQKGSNQRMRAQEIGAFDVIDKEDLKMYQGLATATQILTSKIKLAAVAHVKKRTAGEIGHI, from the coding sequence ATGGAAGAAAAACGGATATTTGTCCTTCCCGGTGAAATGGCGGTATCGCGCCAGCCGGCCGTCATCGCCACCCTGCTTGGGTCGTGCGTGGCCATATGCCTCTATAACACCAAGCTCAAAGCGGGCGGCATGAACCACTATATGCTCCCCACCGGCCTGAAAACCGAGGAGATGAAGGGAAAATACGGCGACTACGCCATCGACAAGCTGGTGGAGATGATGCTGAGGCTCGACACCGACAAAGGAAACCTCGCGGCCAAGGTGTACGGCGGCGGCGCGGTGGTGGGACACTTGAGCGCCGGCGTCGGCATTGGCGAGAAGAACATCGAGACCGCCCGCGCCATGCTGGCCAGCCACGGCATCAAGGTGCTCACGATGGACACGGGCGGCGTGAACGGCCGCAAAATATTCTTCAACACATCCACGGGCAACGTGGAGATGCGGCTCATCGAAAAATCCGAGATGACCAAGCAGCTGGAAGAAAAGAAAAAGGACATGATCGGGCGCAAGATCCGCGTCATGGTGGTGGACGATTCCCCCACCATCCGCCAAATCATCACCAAGGCGATTTCGGCCGACCCGGAAATCCACGTGGTGGGCGAAGCGGGCGATCCCTACGAAGCCCGCAGCCTGATGCTGGAAATCAACCCGGACGTGCTGACGCTCGACATCATCATGCCGAAAATGGACGGCGTCACCTTCCTGAAAAAACTGATGCTGCACATGCCCCTGCCGGTCATCGTGGTCAGTTCCGTCGCGCAAAAAGGGAGCAATCAGCGGATGCGCGCGCAGGAGATCGGCGCATTCGACGTCATCGACAAAGAAGACCTGAAGATGTACCAGGGATTGGCGACCGCCACCCAAATATTGACCAGCAAAATAAAACTGGCCGCCGTGGCCCACGTCAAAAAACGCACCGCCGGGGAAATCGGGCATATTTAG
- a CDS encoding IS110 family transposase, whose product GKPKKVALIAVMRKLLHIAYGILKNKTAFNPKLHMKTA is encoded by the coding sequence CGGGAAAACCGAAAAAAGTGGCCCTTATCGCCGTCATGCGGAAACTGCTGCACATCGCCTACGGCATACTTAAAAACAAAACCGCCTTTAACCCGAAATTGCACATGAAAACCGCTTGA
- a CDS encoding class I adenylate cyclase, producing MLTLTPEQIKRQRYRFDMFNVARIYGAVSLFSPAENTVFGAVPLLLHANYTGIEGLKPVLDAPAGIQKFTPREQHLKALAEIAPGAAGHPAHNPKILSLALIGSLGTVAQTHKSDFDYILFIDKREFSQTDLFSLKRKLAAIEQWLYQRHRVEAHFFLQDIGEFRLNLFGQTDRDNVGSALGKLFKDEFYRTAIWVAGRKPLWWIIPPDYPELESAGLYAALQRRGVEDLDEYMDLGHLIHAEEEEFFGAALWQINKALGSPFKSVLKMGLLESYLFNPLAGLLCEEVKRRVLSQAGPLEEIDPYIMMFERANAYYAQRGMMKELALVKWAFILKTGIDPDDIGRLLRTRTEMLSSKEQVLAAIMKRWGWQGDEADDLQQLFTGDPQRRLSSVGKVYRYFIDAYIRLSDYKKEHGDKLTYITRDDMTVLGRKLFTHFEQAPGKIAFLHRAIPVEAQKLTLALEKSARGERGWELYTGNPSEVTAGISTVQPLNRLKSLVEMLAWMVINGIWKPKIKFYFRNEPGIPYAVEDVEYLLRNLHGYFTDNRHESSRDDYLGERTIIRAFVIPNFGLVESPGEIRRVDMILHDSWGEFRRVRMGINQALMEMAAMLSAAERAGNKVDLKVVSLPSQNDPRLAHEFEYSLAKTREAMEHETAHVRKATLDLD from the coding sequence ATGTTGACACTCACTCCTGAACAGATCAAGCGGCAACGGTACCGCTTCGACATGTTCAATGTGGCGCGCATTTACGGGGCGGTGTCGCTTTTCAGTCCGGCGGAAAACACCGTCTTCGGGGCGGTACCCCTATTGCTCCACGCAAACTATACCGGCATCGAGGGGCTGAAACCCGTGCTGGACGCCCCCGCCGGAATCCAGAAGTTCACCCCGCGTGAACAGCACCTCAAAGCGCTGGCGGAAATCGCCCCGGGCGCGGCGGGCCATCCGGCCCACAACCCCAAAATCCTGTCGCTCGCGCTCATCGGCAGCCTGGGGACGGTGGCGCAGACGCACAAGTCGGATTTCGACTACATCCTTTTCATCGACAAGCGGGAGTTTTCGCAGACCGATCTTTTTTCGCTCAAGCGCAAGCTTGCCGCCATCGAACAGTGGCTTTACCAGCGGCACCGGGTGGAAGCGCATTTTTTTTTGCAGGACATTGGCGAGTTCCGCCTGAATCTTTTCGGGCAGACCGACCGCGATAATGTCGGCTCGGCGTTGGGAAAACTCTTCAAGGACGAGTTTTACCGCACCGCCATATGGGTGGCGGGGCGCAAGCCGCTCTGGTGGATCATCCCGCCCGATTACCCGGAGCTGGAGTCGGCGGGACTCTACGCCGCGCTCCAGCGGCGGGGGGTGGAGGACCTGGACGAATACATGGATCTCGGCCACCTTATCCACGCCGAGGAAGAGGAGTTTTTCGGCGCGGCGCTTTGGCAGATCAACAAGGCGCTCGGCTCCCCTTTCAAATCGGTGTTGAAAATGGGATTGCTGGAAAGCTACCTTTTCAATCCGCTGGCGGGGCTGTTGTGCGAGGAAGTGAAGCGGCGCGTTCTCAGCCAGGCCGGCCCGCTGGAGGAGATCGACCCCTACATCATGATGTTCGAGCGGGCCAACGCCTATTACGCGCAGCGCGGGATGATGAAGGAGTTGGCGCTGGTGAAATGGGCATTCATTCTTAAGACCGGCATCGATCCGGACGACATCGGCCGATTGCTGCGGACGCGCACGGAGATGCTTTCGTCCAAAGAACAGGTGCTGGCCGCCATCATGAAGCGGTGGGGATGGCAGGGGGACGAGGCGGACGACCTGCAGCAGCTTTTCACGGGCGATCCCCAGCGGCGCTTAAGCTCCGTCGGGAAGGTCTACCGCTATTTCATCGACGCCTATATCCGCCTTTCGGATTACAAGAAGGAGCATGGCGACAAGCTGACGTATATAACGCGGGACGACATGACTGTTCTGGGGCGCAAGCTCTTCACCCATTTCGAGCAGGCGCCCGGCAAGATAGCCTTTCTCCACCGGGCCATCCCCGTCGAAGCGCAAAAACTCACTTTGGCGCTGGAAAAATCGGCGCGGGGGGAGCGGGGTTGGGAACTCTATACCGGCAACCCCTCGGAAGTGACCGCCGGGATCTCCACCGTCCAGCCGCTCAACCGGCTCAAATCGCTGGTGGAGATGCTGGCCTGGATGGTTATCAACGGCATCTGGAAGCCGAAAATAAAATTCTACTTCCGCAATGAACCGGGAATCCCCTATGCCGTGGAGGACGTGGAATATCTGCTTCGCAATCTGCATGGCTATTTCACCGATAACCGGCACGAATCATCGCGCGACGATTACCTTGGCGAACGGACCATTATCCGGGCGTTCGTCATTCCCAACTTCGGGCTGGTGGAATCGCCGGGGGAAATCCGGCGGGTCGACATGATTTTGCACGATTCCTGGGGGGAATTCCGCCGCGTTCGCATGGGCATCAACCAGGCGCTGATGGAAATGGCCGCCATGCTGTCCGCCGCCGAACGGGCCGGGAACAAGGTCGATTTGAAAGTGGTTTCCCTTCCCTCCCAAAACGACCCCCGTCTGGCGCATGAATTCGAGTATTCACTCGCCAAGACCCGCGAGGCTATGGAACATGAGACTGCCCATGTTCGAAAAGCAACGCTTGATTTAGACTAG
- a CDS encoding chemotaxis protein CheA, whose product MMKETSEQEIFNNFLAEAAETLQSLEKDLLRLEQNPDDRETIDNIFRGMHSLKGNCSLFGITGIKMMAHCLESLMSRVRDKEMEVNTEITNIVLRGMDHLKAMFAALHRTLKEEQLTPKQEEYITELNALLESGGEERVNENLRIELLKFLNRPEVKEHLEADEPMRELLGVIRRTAPRLLADRRTSVGDPLLCEGMDVSREYYSVLGILADVETGKMSENYSAIVFGELETLIAKHGEQGQAAPLELLQNLRDDLEMLYHDETGFDDILAQITKEAWAKYRAMLTQIKPEAAAKAAAHPQTGAAAETAEHIRARQIKVDQGALDKTIDMAGELVTISEFFNYLQTQFAEGNRAQTMNSLKDAISSLQELSETLSRDLYDIRKVPIGEALQSLPRMVRDTQMALGKRVRLVIEGEDTAVDKSFVAKLETVLVHMIRNSIDHGLEPPDERLKAGKPEEGTIRLIAAPQGGMLAITLVDDGRGIDPAKIRRILVAKGLMNQAEANALPEKELLDNIFAPGFSSAEQVTETSGRGVGMDVVVSTVQDMGGTIKLDNQHGKGLTVKITIPFTQTTLIQKGLAVAVGKSVFLIPVESVLESFRPNKADIYSVEKNAEVINRRGEIVRLVRLHNLFGINGKAENPEDGILVMVQRKKTKACFLVDYVIGQRQIIYKPLGVRTLRRPSPFEGVSVYDGSRLAMILNIQGVVEQSSN is encoded by the coding sequence GTGATGAAAGAAACAAGCGAGCAGGAAATTTTTAATAACTTCCTCGCCGAGGCCGCCGAGACGCTCCAAAGCCTCGAAAAGGACCTGCTCCGGCTGGAGCAGAATCCCGACGACCGGGAAACAATCGACAACATCTTCCGCGGCATGCACTCGCTCAAGGGCAACTGCTCCCTCTTCGGCATCACCGGCATCAAGATGATGGCGCACTGCCTTGAAAGCCTCATGAGCCGCGTCCGCGACAAGGAGATGGAGGTGAATACCGAAATCACCAATATCGTGCTGCGCGGCATGGATCATCTGAAAGCGATGTTCGCGGCGCTGCACCGCACGCTGAAGGAAGAACAGCTCACGCCGAAACAGGAAGAATATATCACCGAGCTCAATGCACTTCTGGAATCCGGGGGCGAGGAGAGGGTAAACGAAAACCTCCGGATCGAGCTGCTGAAATTCCTCAACCGGCCGGAGGTCAAAGAACACCTGGAGGCCGATGAACCGATGCGCGAACTGCTTGGGGTGATACGGCGGACGGCTCCCAGGCTGTTGGCGGACCGGCGCACCAGCGTGGGGGATCCGCTATTGTGCGAAGGGATGGACGTATCACGCGAGTACTATAGCGTGCTGGGGATACTGGCCGATGTGGAAACCGGCAAAATGAGCGAAAACTACTCCGCCATAGTTTTCGGCGAATTGGAAACGCTGATCGCCAAGCACGGCGAACAGGGGCAGGCCGCGCCGCTTGAACTGCTGCAAAACCTGCGCGACGATCTGGAAATGCTGTACCACGACGAAACGGGTTTCGACGACATCCTGGCCCAGATCACCAAAGAGGCATGGGCCAAGTACCGCGCCATGCTCACGCAGATCAAGCCGGAAGCGGCGGCGAAAGCCGCCGCGCATCCCCAAACCGGCGCGGCGGCCGAAACGGCGGAACACATCCGCGCACGCCAGATAAAGGTGGATCAGGGGGCGCTCGACAAGACCATCGACATGGCGGGCGAATTGGTGACCATCTCGGAATTCTTCAACTATCTGCAAACCCAGTTCGCCGAAGGAAACAGGGCGCAGACGATGAACTCGCTTAAGGATGCCATCAGCTCCCTGCAGGAGCTTTCCGAAACGCTCTCGCGCGACCTGTACGACATCCGTAAAGTGCCCATTGGCGAAGCGCTCCAAAGCCTTCCCCGCATGGTGCGCGACACCCAGATGGCGCTGGGCAAGCGCGTCCGTCTCGTCATCGAGGGGGAAGACACGGCCGTGGACAAAAGTTTCGTGGCGAAACTGGAGACCGTGCTGGTTCACATGATCCGCAACAGCATCGACCACGGGCTTGAACCCCCCGATGAGCGCCTCAAAGCCGGCAAGCCGGAGGAGGGAACCATCCGGCTTATCGCCGCCCCCCAAGGTGGAATGCTTGCCATCACCCTTGTGGACGACGGCCGAGGAATCGACCCCGCGAAAATCCGCCGCATACTGGTGGCCAAAGGGCTCATGAATCAGGCCGAGGCGAACGCGCTGCCTGAAAAAGAACTGCTGGATAACATATTCGCCCCCGGATTCAGCAGCGCCGAACAGGTGACCGAGACATCGGGCCGCGGCGTGGGAATGGACGTGGTGGTCTCGACAGTGCAGGACATGGGCGGAACCATAAAGCTGGACAACCAGCACGGCAAAGGGCTGACGGTGAAAATAACCATTCCCTTCACCCAGACCACCCTCATCCAAAAAGGGCTGGCCGTGGCTGTTGGAAAAAGCGTGTTCCTCATCCCGGTGGAATCGGTTCTTGAATCGTTCCGCCCCAATAAGGCGGACATCTATTCGGTTGAGAAAAACGCCGAGGTTATCAACCGGCGCGGCGAGATTGTGCGGCTGGTGCGGTTGCACAACCTGTTCGGCATCAACGGCAAGGCTGAAAATCCCGAAGACGGGATTTTGGTGATGGTTCAGCGGAAAAAGACCAAAGCCTGCTTTTTGGTGGATTATGTAATCGGCCAACGGCAGATCATTTACAAGCCGCTCGGCGTGAGAACGCTGCGCCGTCCATCCCCCTTTGAAGGGGTTTCAGTATATGATGGCAGCAGGCTTGCCATGATCCTGAATATCCAAGGGGTCGTGGAACAATCCTCCAACTAG